A window of the Candidatus Bathyarchaeia archaeon genome harbors these coding sequences:
- a CDS encoding ArsR family transcriptional regulator has translation MTRKRNVRRGLTVRSKVIHVLEREGPLDTKRLAEKVGLSYSSVLHHLRLLKIEKIIVKQGKTGLWKLTGAGQQRLI, from the coding sequence TTGACGCGTAAGAGAAATGTGAGGCGTGGTTTAACTGTTAGGTCTAAAGTTATTCATGTCTTGGAAAGGGAAGGACCATTAGATACAAAGAGACTTGCTGAAAAAGTGGGTTTAAGCTACTCCTCAGTTCTGCATCATTTACGTTTACTTAAGATTGAAAAAATCATAGTAAAGCAGGGTAAGACTGGGCTTTGGAAGTTAACTGGTGCTGGGCAACAGAGACTTATTTAA
- a CDS encoding geranylgeranylglyceryl/heptaprenylglyceryl phosphate synthase, whose protein sequence is MIGKVEEYLLKKIRDEGAIHITLIDPEKVTPESASLISNESESLGSSAIMIGGTTLVSQEVLNDITKAVKRSVKIPIILFPNNITGISEYADAIWFMSLLNSADPYFISGAQVLAAPLIKKLGLETIPLGYIIIGEGGSVSVIGKACPIPYNKPELAVAHALAAQFFGMRFVYLEAGSGASRPVPEEMIKMVREAISVKLIVGGGIKTGVQAKQAVRAGADIIVTGTVIESGGREEVKSKLSEIIKGVREGARNRSGG, encoded by the coding sequence ATGATTGGTAAAGTTGAAGAATACTTATTGAAAAAGATTCGAGATGAGGGAGCAATTCATATAACTCTAATTGATCCCGAAAAAGTAACACCTGAATCTGCATCTTTAATATCAAATGAAAGTGAATCCTTAGGTTCCTCGGCTATAATGATTGGCGGAACAACATTGGTATCACAAGAAGTCCTTAATGATATTACAAAGGCTGTTAAAAGATCAGTGAAAATTCCAATTATATTATTCCCGAATAACATTACTGGCATTAGTGAATACGCTGACGCAATATGGTTTATGTCTCTCCTAAATTCAGCTGATCCATATTTTATATCTGGCGCACAGGTCTTAGCGGCACCATTAATTAAGAAACTTGGTTTAGAAACGATTCCACTCGGATACATAATTATTGGTGAAGGTGGATCAGTCAGCGTTATTGGTAAGGCGTGCCCAATTCCATACAATAAGCCTGAGCTAGCAGTTGCACATGCGCTAGCAGCTCAATTCTTTGGTATGAGATTTGTTTATTTAGAGGCTGGATCAGGGGCAAGCCGCCCCGTTCCAGAAGAAATGATTAAAATGGTTAGGGAAGCTATTAGCGTGAAGTTAATTGTGGGCGGAGGAATAAAAACTGGGGTTCAAGCTAAGCAAGCTGTTAGGGCTGGGGCTGACATAATAGTTACTGGCACAGTCATTGAAAGTGGCGGGAGGGAAGAAGTTAAAAGTAAACTCAGCGAAATAATTAAGGGTGTAAGGGAGGGGGCGAGAAATAGGTCTGGGGGTTAA
- a CDS encoding alpha-glucosidase/alpha-galactosidase: MSVKGPKIAFIGAGSTRWTSRILVDIFVNDGLRNSKIWLMDIDDCRLNIISTLAKRLVNKLKLPIEIYATKDRREAIREADFIISAVLPKGYSYYERMRDISEEHGYYRGINSVEWNYVRDYHTIWGYYQFKLHMDIARDIEELAPDAWFFIVSNPVLELTTMIGRETKVNVAGICHGFLGYTTAIKVLAMRLAREKLGKNVTPYFAAHKLEGYKEAIKLIDLDEFEFDMKGLNHVIWLTKFRYKGEDGYKYLDDWIKEDAEEYWAVWREHTTNIWDLDLCPAAIDLYKTYGYLPIGDSVRGGTWKYHWNLKTKQYWYGPYGGPDSEIGCAIRILEVRRSIEEMSRIAFDNSKSVLQAIPLRASGEVIATLIDAIYNCKETSNYEIQFSGMRIKAPIIHNINVL, encoded by the coding sequence ATGTCGGTTAAGGGTCCTAAGATTGCTTTTATAGGTGCTGGTAGCACCAGATGGACTAGTAGGATTCTTGTTGATATATTTGTTAATGATGGATTGCGCAACTCTAAGATATGGCTTATGGATATTGATGATTGTAGGCTTAATATTATATCGACGTTGGCTAAAAGGCTCGTTAATAAGCTAAAGCTCCCTATAGAAATATATGCAACAAAAGATAGGAGGGAAGCTATTAGGGAAGCTGACTTCATTATTTCAGCAGTCCTACCTAAAGGTTATTCATACTATGAGAGGATGAGGGATATTTCTGAGGAACATGGGTATTATAGGGGGATTAATAGTGTTGAATGGAATTATGTTAGAGATTATCATACAATATGGGGCTATTACCAGTTTAAGCTCCACATGGATATTGCCAGAGATATTGAGGAATTAGCCCCCGACGCATGGTTCTTTATAGTTTCAAACCCAGTTCTCGAACTCACAACAATGATAGGTAGGGAGACCAAAGTTAATGTGGCAGGCATATGCCACGGCTTCCTAGGCTACACAACAGCAATAAAGGTTCTAGCTATGCGCTTAGCTAGGGAGAAACTCGGCAAAAACGTAACCCCCTACTTCGCAGCCCATAAACTCGAGGGCTATAAAGAGGCGATTAAACTAATAGACTTAGATGAGTTTGAATTTGATATGAAGGGATTAAACCATGTTATATGGCTGACGAAATTCAGGTATAAAGGTGAAGATGGATACAAATACCTAGATGACTGGATTAAAGAGGATGCGGAGGAATACTGGGCTGTTTGGAGAGAGCATACCACAAATATATGGGATTTGGATCTGTGTCCAGCAGCCATAGACTTGTATAAAACCTATGGCTATCTACCTATAGGGGATAGCGTCCGCGGGGGAACCTGGAAATACCACTGGAACCTGAAAACCAAACAGTATTGGTATGGACCCTATGGTGGACCTGACTCTGAGATAGGTTGTGCTATAAGAATTCTAGAGGTGAGAAGAAGTATTGAGGAGATGAGTAGAATAGCCTTCGATAACTCAAAGTCTGTATTGCAGGCGATACCGCTGAGAGCGAGTGGAGAGGTCATAGCAACCCTAATAGACGCAATCTACAATTGCAAAGAGACCAGCAACTATGAAATACAATTCTCTGGGATGCGAATAAAAGCCCCAATTATTCATAATATTAACGTATTATGA
- a CDS encoding DNA polymerase II large subunit, protein MSWEYRDYFSRLVQFLDEIYEIASKARGKCFDPKPYPEIEMANDLASLVEGFIKLPGIAERIRELSKIVSREKVAFKIAEEIVYGRFGHLSEEKAADLAIRTALAILTEGVTAAVYSEGIAKVAIKTNMDGSRYLAIYLAGPIRSAGGTETALTPVIADFVRQLLKLDRYKPTREEIERFIEELRLYEREIGRFQYSVSDEQLRLALEHLPVEVTGTPSDPVEVSSYRNLPRIETNRVRGGALRVVNDGIVGRAAKVLAVVEDLGIRGWEWLKEIKEIEKSKETPGFMEEVPAGRPILCFPSRKGGFRLRYGRSRNTGLAAVGIHPLTMITLQNFLAGGTQLKIETPGKSGIVMPVDYIEPPIVKLRDGSVIRVSYENIDLVRRECEKILFLGDILISFGDFLYNNKTLLPSGYTEEFWCEDLKKIILEDFNGDLEKAALTAGISPSLLKSYMDDPFNNKPGIQEAILLSKCLKVPLHPSYTYFWSSISSESLKKLRAWLLNSNIQVKGGLITRVRGVLSVEIKEILEEICIPHKIIEGSIYIEGYDAHAFAISLGFDNPQVEILPNLSTLENLSKISGLIIRDKAPSFIGARVGRPEKAKEREMKPPVHVLFPVGLSGGSQRDLMKAYEKGTIRVDLVSRICPNCQTITFKRICLACNSETILRLICPKCGRSVDEEDCPVCKVKARSFCPQIISTRDLIDEACQRIGFTPEHIKGVRGLTNKTRTPEPIEKGILRAKYNLSVYKDGTIRFDATNAPLTHFKPSEIGVSIEKLKELGYTHDYLGNPLENPEQICELKVQDVIIPWKSVEYLMATANFVDELLQKLYGLQPFYKISKPQDLIGTLIIGLAPHTCAGVIGRIIGFTRLNVCFAHPFWHSAKRRDCDGDEDSIILALDAFLNFSREYLPDQIGGIMDSPLFVIRTIMPEEVQRQAHEFDVADKYPIAFYRETFRNKSARELINLIDIVKHRFDSEARLQGFMFTIPTSNIEAGNRESIYKTLKRMTDKLNAQLGLAEKIKAVDVQVVAEIVLNTHFIRDISGNLRAFATQSFRCKRCNKRFRRVPLKGVCPECGGELTLTVHRGTIEKYLEDAWRLVKKYGMSEYYAQRLTLIREEIDSLFESGKSVKQFNLSEFLGEN, encoded by the coding sequence ATGAGCTGGGAATATCGAGATTACTTCTCACGATTAGTTCAGTTTTTAGATGAGATTTATGAGATTGCAAGTAAGGCTAGAGGTAAATGTTTTGATCCGAAACCTTACCCCGAGATAGAGATGGCAAATGATTTAGCTAGTCTTGTGGAAGGCTTCATTAAATTACCTGGAATCGCTGAGAGAATAAGAGAGCTCTCTAAGATAGTGTCTAGGGAGAAAGTTGCCTTTAAGATAGCTGAGGAGATTGTTTACGGAAGATTTGGACATTTGAGTGAAGAGAAAGCTGCCGATCTAGCCATTAGGACAGCCCTTGCCATATTAACTGAGGGTGTCACAGCAGCCGTTTATTCCGAAGGTATAGCTAAAGTGGCAATAAAAACAAACATGGATGGATCTAGATATTTAGCGATATATCTTGCTGGACCTATACGCTCCGCTGGCGGAACTGAAACGGCACTAACGCCAGTTATAGCGGATTTTGTCCGCCAATTGCTGAAGCTTGATCGATATAAGCCAACTAGGGAGGAGATAGAGAGATTTATTGAGGAGCTAAGGTTATATGAGCGGGAGATTGGTCGCTTCCAATATAGTGTTTCAGATGAGCAGCTAAGGTTAGCCTTAGAGCATCTTCCAGTTGAAGTCACTGGTACACCCTCTGACCCTGTTGAAGTATCCTCATATCGCAATTTACCGCGTATAGAAACTAATCGTGTGCGTGGCGGGGCTCTTCGTGTCGTGAATGATGGCATCGTTGGCAGAGCAGCGAAAGTTTTAGCCGTGGTGGAAGATTTAGGGATTCGAGGCTGGGAATGGCTTAAAGAAATTAAAGAAATTGAGAAGAGCAAGGAAACCCCCGGCTTTATGGAAGAGGTTCCGGCTGGGAGACCAATATTATGTTTTCCCTCTCGAAAGGGAGGCTTCAGGCTTCGTTATGGTAGATCAAGGAATACTGGATTAGCGGCTGTTGGAATCCATCCATTAACCATGATAACTTTACAGAACTTCCTAGCTGGCGGGACTCAGCTTAAGATTGAAACTCCGGGTAAATCTGGAATTGTTATGCCTGTAGATTATATTGAGCCGCCAATTGTCAAATTGAGGGATGGATCAGTTATTAGGGTTTCCTATGAGAATATTGATTTAGTTAGAAGGGAATGTGAAAAGATTCTGTTTTTAGGCGATATTCTCATAAGTTTTGGAGACTTTCTCTATAACAATAAGACTTTATTGCCCTCTGGATATACTGAGGAATTTTGGTGCGAGGATCTTAAGAAAATAATTCTTGAAGACTTTAATGGAGATCTCGAGAAAGCCGCTTTAACAGCTGGAATTTCACCATCCCTATTAAAATCTTACATGGATGATCCGTTTAATAACAAGCCTGGTATTCAAGAGGCTATATTATTGAGCAAATGTCTCAAAGTTCCCCTCCATCCATCCTACACATACTTCTGGTCCAGTATTTCAAGCGAGTCACTTAAGAAACTCCGTGCATGGCTGCTAAATTCAAACATCCAAGTTAAAGGCGGGTTGATAACTAGGGTAAGAGGGGTTCTCAGCGTTGAAATTAAAGAGATACTTGAAGAAATATGTATCCCACATAAAATTATTGAGGGCAGCATTTATATTGAGGGTTATGATGCGCACGCGTTTGCTATCTCTCTTGGTTTTGATAACCCTCAGGTTGAAATTCTTCCAAACCTCTCAACCCTAGAAAATCTGTCTAAAATTAGCGGTCTAATTATTAGGGATAAAGCTCCATCCTTCATAGGTGCCAGAGTGGGTAGACCGGAGAAAGCTAAGGAGCGTGAGATGAAACCGCCAGTCCATGTTCTATTTCCAGTTGGTTTAAGCGGTGGATCGCAAAGGGATCTGATGAAGGCTTATGAAAAGGGGACTATTAGGGTTGATTTAGTCAGCCGAATATGCCCAAATTGTCAAACGATAACTTTTAAGAGGATATGCCTGGCATGTAATTCAGAGACGATTCTTAGACTTATTTGTCCAAAATGTGGTAGGAGTGTTGATGAGGAAGATTGTCCAGTATGTAAGGTTAAGGCGAGAAGCTTTTGTCCCCAAATAATTTCAACTAGGGATCTAATTGATGAAGCATGCCAGAGAATAGGTTTTACACCCGAGCATATTAAGGGGGTTAGAGGTTTAACAAATAAAACTAGGACTCCTGAACCTATTGAAAAGGGAATTTTAAGGGCTAAATATAATCTCTCAGTATACAAAGATGGTACAATAAGATTTGATGCAACCAATGCTCCCCTAACTCATTTTAAACCTTCTGAAATAGGCGTTTCAATAGAGAAACTTAAGGAATTAGGTTACACTCATGATTATTTAGGGAATCCGCTTGAGAATCCTGAGCAAATATGCGAGCTCAAAGTTCAAGATGTTATAATACCATGGAAAAGTGTTGAGTATTTAATGGCTACCGCTAATTTTGTGGATGAACTCCTCCAGAAGTTGTATGGGCTTCAGCCATTCTACAAGATTAGTAAGCCTCAAGATTTAATTGGCACGCTTATAATAGGTTTAGCACCACATACATGCGCTGGAGTTATAGGTCGAATAATAGGTTTCACAAGGCTGAATGTTTGCTTTGCTCACCCATTCTGGCATTCAGCTAAGCGGAGAGATTGTGATGGGGATGAGGATAGCATAATACTTGCCCTAGATGCTTTTCTGAATTTTTCAAGAGAGTATCTTCCGGACCAGATAGGTGGAATAATGGATTCTCCGCTCTTCGTTATTCGCACAATCATGCCAGAGGAGGTTCAGAGACAGGCACATGAATTTGATGTTGCAGATAAATACCCCATAGCCTTTTATAGAGAGACATTTAGGAATAAGTCGGCTAGGGAACTAATCAACTTAATTGATATAGTCAAGCATAGATTTGATTCAGAGGCGCGTCTTCAGGGATTCATGTTTACAATACCAACATCAAATATTGAGGCTGGAAACCGGGAGAGTATATATAAGACTTTGAAGCGCATGACTGATAAATTGAATGCTCAGTTGGGTTTGGCGGAAAAAATTAAGGCTGTTGATGTACAAGTTGTTGCAGAAATAGTCTTGAACACTCACTTTATTCGTGACATATCTGGAAACTTAAGGGCATTTGCAACACAAAGTTTCCGATGTAAAAGATGTAACAAGCGTTTTAGACGAGTTCCGCTTAAAGGTGTATGTCCAGAATGTGGAGGTGAGCTGACTTTAACCGTTCATAGGGGTACTATTGAAAAATATTTGGAGGATGCATGGCGGCTAGTTAAAAAGTATGGTATGTCAGAATATTATGCTCAGCGCCTAACTCTAATAAGGGAGGAAATAGATTCGCTTTTTGAGAGCGGCAAAAGTGTTAAGCAGTTCAATCTTTCAGAATTTTTAGGTGAAAACTAA
- the prs gene encoding ribose-phosphate diphosphokinase, whose protein sequence is MGGPGSLNLAQKISESLNLPLVKIKTKRFPDGEFYIKFEENIAGENLLIVQSLYPPQDSRIMELFLILHTARDLGAETMRVFVPYLAYSRQDERYLEGECLSAAMIAEIVESLGADALYTIDVHNENVLKMYRIPVYNLTASGELARYFAKKGLENPLVIAPDDEDLAKRRAKYAAKILNAEWDALEKRRDRYTGEIITFAKNLNVCGRDALIIDDIISTGKTVMNAAKILKDQGARRVFVGASHALLVGDSVKIIMESGVEEIVGTDSVVNEYAKVSVSPIIVKALKGEIECV, encoded by the coding sequence GTGGGCGGACCAGGATCACTAAATCTGGCCCAAAAAATAAGCGAATCCTTAAATTTACCATTAGTGAAAATTAAAACAAAACGCTTCCCAGACGGTGAATTTTACATCAAATTTGAGGAAAATATTGCTGGAGAGAATCTCTTAATAGTGCAGAGTTTATATCCGCCTCAAGACTCCCGCATCATGGAGCTCTTCTTAATTCTCCATACCGCTAGGGATTTAGGCGCGGAGACAATGAGGGTTTTCGTGCCATATCTCGCCTACAGTAGGCAAGATGAGCGATATTTAGAGGGTGAATGCCTAAGCGCAGCTATGATAGCCGAGATAGTTGAGAGTTTGGGTGCTGACGCATTATACACAATTGATGTACATAATGAGAATGTTCTGAAAATGTATAGAATCCCCGTCTATAATCTGACAGCTTCAGGAGAACTGGCAAGATACTTCGCTAAAAAAGGTTTAGAGAACCCATTAGTCATCGCACCGGATGATGAAGACTTAGCCAAGAGAAGGGCTAAATATGCTGCAAAAATACTAAACGCTGAATGGGATGCGTTGGAAAAAAGGAGAGACCGATATACTGGAGAGATAATCACATTTGCGAAGAACTTAAACGTTTGTGGGAGAGATGCCCTTATAATCGACGACATAATAAGTACTGGTAAAACTGTGATGAATGCTGCAAAAATACTTAAAGATCAGGGCGCTAGAAGAGTCTTTGTTGGAGCATCACATGCATTATTAGTTGGAGATTCTGTAAAGATCATAATGGAGAGCGGCGTTGAAGAAATTGTGGGAACAGATAGTGTTGTAAATGAATATGCCAAAGTGTCGGTTTCGCCAATAATCGTGAAGGCATTGAAGGGAGAAATTGAGTGTGTATAG
- the gap gene encoding type I glyceraldehyde-3-phosphate dehydrogenase encodes MAIRVAINGFGRIGRLFFRAIVEMGAMEDIDVVAVNDITDAKTLAHLLKYDSVHGKFPGVVEAKSDSIVVNGKEIKVLSQRDPALLPWNDLNVYLAVESTGLFTDRASASKHLQAGAKKVLITAPATDPDITIVYGVNHDQYSHDKHNIISNASCTTNCVIPMVKVLHENFGIKSALMTTAHAYTNDQRVLDLVHRDLRRARAAALNIIPTTTGAARASTMVWPELKGRIDGIALRVPVPNVSICDLTAALERDVTKEQVNEAFKKAAEGPLKGILAYTEDPIVSVDVNHTSYSCIVDGPCTMVAGGNLVKVFGWYDNEWGFSCRLVDVVRLIAEKAGF; translated from the coding sequence ATGGCGATACGTGTCGCAATTAATGGTTTTGGTAGGATTGGCAGGTTGTTCTTTAGGGCTATTGTTGAAATGGGTGCAATGGAAGACATAGATGTCGTTGCAGTGAATGATATAACCGATGCAAAGACGCTGGCGCATCTACTCAAGTATGATTCAGTACATGGCAAATTCCCTGGTGTAGTTGAGGCGAAGAGCGATAGTATAGTGGTTAATGGTAAAGAGATAAAGGTTCTCTCCCAAAGAGATCCGGCGCTGCTTCCATGGAATGACTTAAATGTTTATTTAGCTGTTGAATCAACTGGTCTGTTCACTGACAGAGCGAGCGCGTCAAAACATCTTCAAGCTGGCGCCAAAAAGGTTCTCATAACGGCGCCGGCAACGGATCCAGATATAACTATTGTTTATGGTGTAAATCATGATCAGTATAGTCATGATAAGCACAATATTATATCAAATGCTTCGTGCACAACGAATTGTGTAATACCAATGGTTAAGGTTCTTCATGAAAACTTTGGCATTAAATCAGCGTTAATGACAACTGCCCACGCCTACACTAATGATCAGAGAGTTTTAGATCTAGTGCATAGAGATTTACGAAGAGCTAGGGCTGCAGCCCTAAACATTATACCAACAACAACTGGAGCTGCTAGGGCTTCAACTATGGTTTGGCCTGAACTTAAAGGCAGGATTGATGGTATAGCTCTTAGAGTTCCAGTTCCGAATGTTTCAATATGTGATTTAACAGCGGCTTTAGAGAGGGATGTGACAAAGGAGCAGGTGAACGAAGCCTTTAAGAAGGCTGCTGAGGGTCCATTGAAGGGCATATTAGCCTATACTGAGGATCCAATAGTATCTGTTGATGTGAATCATACTTCATACTCATGTATAGTTGATGGACCATGCACTATGGTTGCTGGCGGAAACCTTGTTAAAGTCTTCGGGTGGTATGATAACGAGTGGGGCTTCTCCTGTAGACTAGTCGATGTCGTAAGATTAATCGCTGAGAAAGCTGGCTTCTAA
- a CDS encoding phosphoglycerate kinase has product MPKFLTLDDFDVKDKVVLVRVDFNSPVDPQTKKIIDDTRIRAHGEATIKELSERGAKVVILAHQGRPGDPDFIPLEQHAQILGKILGKPLKFVNDVYGEKAKKAIKELKSGEILVLDNVRNFPRETKDAPPEEHAKSELVANLAPLADLFVNDAFAAAHRSHASIVGFTVLLPSAAGRIMEKELKALSRVMESPEKPCIYILGGAKADDSLRISKYVLENNIADYVLTAGITGHLFLAARGYNLGKPNMELLEKNKLLDLIPGIKELMDKYPDKIETPVDLAVEVEGKRKEVSVEELPTDYPIYDIGEKTIKKYTELIMKAKSIVFSGPPGVFEREEFRKGTKALFEAMASSKAFSLIGGGHSIAAVQSLGLADKMGYISTAGGALIEFLMGRKLPGVVALEEAAKRKR; this is encoded by the coding sequence ATGCCAAAATTTCTAACACTTGATGATTTTGACGTTAAGGATAAGGTTGTTCTTGTTAGAGTTGACTTTAACTCGCCAGTTGACCCGCAGACGAAAAAGATTATTGATGATACGAGAATTAGGGCGCATGGAGAAGCGACAATAAAGGAGCTATCTGAGAGGGGAGCTAAAGTTGTTATCCTAGCCCATCAGGGTAGACCCGGAGACCCAGACTTCATACCCTTGGAGCAGCATGCTCAGATACTTGGTAAGATTCTGGGCAAGCCTCTCAAGTTTGTGAATGATGTTTATGGTGAAAAGGCGAAGAAAGCCATAAAAGAGCTTAAGAGCGGTGAAATACTAGTCCTAGATAATGTTAGGAACTTCCCTAGGGAGACTAAGGATGCGCCGCCTGAGGAGCATGCAAAATCTGAACTTGTTGCTAATCTTGCGCCGCTCGCAGACTTATTTGTGAATGATGCTTTTGCAGCAGCCCACAGAAGCCACGCATCCATAGTTGGCTTCACGGTTCTCCTCCCAAGCGCTGCTGGCAGAATAATGGAGAAGGAGCTGAAGGCGCTTAGCAGGGTCATGGAGAGCCCTGAAAAGCCATGCATCTATATACTTGGCGGGGCTAAAGCCGATGATTCGCTTAGAATATCAAAGTATGTCCTAGAAAATAATATTGCAGATTATGTTCTAACAGCTGGCATAACTGGACACCTCTTTCTGGCGGCTAGGGGATACAATTTAGGTAAGCCAAACATGGAGCTGCTTGAAAAGAATAAGTTGCTTGACCTCATTCCCGGAATAAAAGAGTTGATGGATAAGTATCCAGATAAGATAGAGACTCCGGTTGATTTAGCAGTTGAGGTTGAAGGTAAAAGGAAGGAGGTATCAGTTGAGGAGCTACCGACAGACTACCCAATATATGATATTGGGGAGAAGACTATTAAAAAATATACTGAACTGATTATGAAGGCTAAATCAATAGTTTTCAGCGGTCCACCCGGGGTCTTCGAGAGGGAAGAATTTAGGAAGGGGACAAAAGCCCTATTTGAGGCTATGGCATCTTCAAAGGCATTCTCGCTTATAGGTGGAGGGCACAGCATAGCAGCAGTCCAAAGCCTGGGACTAGCAGATAAGATGGGATACATAAGCACAGCTGGGGGAGCCCTAATAGAGTTCTTAATGGGCAGAAAACTGCCAGGTGTAGTGGCGCTGGAAGAGGCAGCAAAAAGGAAGCGTTAA
- a CDS encoding DUF488 domain-containing protein: protein MRVYTIGYSGRKITNFISALKERDVTIVIDVRRFPKSSEPAFNRENLEIALKENNIRYIFLGENLGGFVREGYEKYMETRKFKEGLTLLLNIIREGNAVLMCRERNVKYCHRRFISQILENLGIEVIHI, encoded by the coding sequence ATGAGGGTTTATACAATAGGTTATAGTGGGAGAAAAATCACCAATTTTATTAGTGCCCTAAAGGAGCGAGACGTAACCATTGTAATTGATGTTAGGCGCTTTCCAAAAAGCAGTGAGCCAGCATTTAATAGGGAGAATCTGGAGATCGCCCTTAAAGAGAATAATATAAGGTATATTTTTCTGGGTGAAAATTTAGGCGGCTTCGTAAGGGAGGGCTACGAAAAATACATGGAGACTCGAAAGTTTAAGGAGGGGCTTACCCTACTCCTTAATATTATTAGAGAGGGAAATGCTGTATTGATGTGTAGGGAGAGAAATGTTAAGTATTGCCATAGGCGCTTCATATCCCAAATTCTAGAGAACCTAGGAATTGAGGTAATACACATTTAA